One window of the Zea mays cultivar B73 chromosome 3, Zm-B73-REFERENCE-NAM-5.0, whole genome shotgun sequence genome contains the following:
- the LOC103650541 gene encoding uncharacterized protein isoform X1, which translates to MQDKDKELKSHYKAVRDSRKESGVGWNDSLCMIVAEPELWEKLILAHPKVAKYQKKPFPLYYSLEALHEGSVATGDLNFTSTQQMPPPSFIPVRPLTAPPGGPLAAPPSGPLATAFASATAHSNRSTSEQSHSPLHPHTNPFSMDFQEISNEAQSRHVEGGNGRKRKQSQIGAAIESFVDFKRSATSKTLEGIEEVSMEKCLDKLDRIDGFTDEDRSYAMEVFESAINREVFMKSKNHNARLLWLKRKISACRALTTIM; encoded by the exons ATGCAAGACAAAGATAAGGAGCTTAAATCTCATTACAAGGCAGTAAGAGATTCAAGGAAAGAAAGTGGGGTGGGTTGGAATGATTCCCTATGTATGATAGTGGCCGAGCCAGAACTTTGGGAAAAGCTCATCCTT GCTCACCCAAAGGTAGCGAAGTACCAAAAGAAGCCATTTCCATTGTACTACTCTTTGGAAGCCCTGCACGAAG GTAGTGTGGCTACTGGAGATTTGAATTTCACATCCACTCAGCAAATGCCACCTCCTTCTTTCATTCCTGTTCGTCCTCTTACTGCCCCTCCTGGTGGCCCACTTGCTGCCCCTCCTAGTGGACCTCTTGCTACAGCTTTCGCTTCTGCTACTGCTCATTCGAACAGGAGTACCTCTGAACAAAGCCACTCTCCCTTGCACCCCCACACAAACCCATTCTCCATGGATTTCCAAGAAATATCAAATGAAGCTCAATCAAGACATGTAGAAGGTGGAAATGGGAGAAAGCGCAAGCAAAGCCAAATTGGAGCAGCCATTGAAAGTTTTGTGGATTTTAAGAGGAGTGCCACATCCAAAACGCTCGAAGGTATTGAAGAAGTGTCTATGGAAAAGTGTCTAGACAAGTTGGATAGAATTGATGGGTTCACAGATGAGGATAGATCATATGCAATGGAGGTCTTTGAATCTGCGATAAACCGAGAGGTGTTTATGAAGTCAAAAAACCACAATGCTAGATTACTTTGGTTGAAGAGGAAAATTAG TGCTTGTAGAGCGCTCACTACTATCATGTGA
- the LOC103650541 gene encoding uncharacterized protein isoform X2, producing MQDKDKELKSHYKAVRDSRKESGVGWNDSLCMIVAEPELWEKLILAHPKVAKYQKKPFPLYYSLEALHEGSVATGDLNFTSTQQMPPPSFIPVRPLTAPPGGPLAAPPSGPLATAFASATAHSNRSTSEQSHSPLHPHTNPFSMDFQEISNEAQSRHVEGGNGRKRKQSQIGAAIESFVDFKRSATSKTLEGIEEVSMEKCLDKLDRIDGFTDEDRSYAMEVFESAINREVFMKSKNHNARLLWLKRKISVLSGSNT from the exons ATGCAAGACAAAGATAAGGAGCTTAAATCTCATTACAAGGCAGTAAGAGATTCAAGGAAAGAAAGTGGGGTGGGTTGGAATGATTCCCTATGTATGATAGTGGCCGAGCCAGAACTTTGGGAAAAGCTCATCCTT GCTCACCCAAAGGTAGCGAAGTACCAAAAGAAGCCATTTCCATTGTACTACTCTTTGGAAGCCCTGCACGAAG GTAGTGTGGCTACTGGAGATTTGAATTTCACATCCACTCAGCAAATGCCACCTCCTTCTTTCATTCCTGTTCGTCCTCTTACTGCCCCTCCTGGTGGCCCACTTGCTGCCCCTCCTAGTGGACCTCTTGCTACAGCTTTCGCTTCTGCTACTGCTCATTCGAACAGGAGTACCTCTGAACAAAGCCACTCTCCCTTGCACCCCCACACAAACCCATTCTCCATGGATTTCCAAGAAATATCAAATGAAGCTCAATCAAGACATGTAGAAGGTGGAAATGGGAGAAAGCGCAAGCAAAGCCAAATTGGAGCAGCCATTGAAAGTTTTGTGGATTTTAAGAGGAGTGCCACATCCAAAACGCTCGAAGGTATTGAAGAAGTGTCTATGGAAAAGTGTCTAGACAAGTTGGATAGAATTGATGGGTTCACAGATGAGGATAGATCATATGCAATGGAGGTCTTTGAATCTGCGATAAACCGAGAGGTGTTTATGAAGTCAAAAAACCACAATGCTAGATTACTTTGGTTGAAGAGGAAAATTAG TGTGTTAAGTGGAAGCAACACATGA